Within Micromonospora narathiwatensis, the genomic segment CGAGGACGTCCGGTTCGTCGCCCGGGGCGTGCCGGTGACCGACATGGACTGGGAGATCGACGCTCCCGGCCTGTTGGAGACCCTGGAACGCGTCCACCGGGACTACACGGAACTGCCGCTCTACGTCACCGAGAACGGCTCCGCGTTCGTCGACGCGGTGATCGACGGCCGGGTCGACGACCCGGACCGGCTGGCGTACTTCGACGCGCACCTGCGCGCCGCGCACGCCGCGATCAGCGCCGGGGTGCCGCTGCAGGGATACTTCGCCTGGTCGCTGATGGACAATTTTGAATGGGCCTGGGGTTATACCAAGCGTTTCGGCATGGTTTACGTCGACTATGACAGCCAGGCCCGAATCCCCAAGTCGAGCGCCAGCTGGTACGCCGAGGTGATCCGACGCAACGGCCTGGCCGCACAATAGGCTGGGCCAGCAGTTACGGACGGCCCGGCACCGACGCCGTAGCAGGTGCCGGGCCGGTCCGACGTCGGAGGAGCAGAGATGACAACGCAGCGCACGCGGTCGCTCGGGCGCCCGACCCTCGACGCGGTCGCCGCCCGCGCCGGCGTGGGGCGCGGCACGGTATCCCGCGTGGTCAACGGCTCGCCCCAGGTCAGCCCGGAGGCCCGGGCCGCCGTCCAGGCGGCGATCGCCGAGTTGGGGTACGTGCCCAACCGCGCCGCCCGGGCACTGGTGACCCAGCGGACGGACTCCGTGGCCCTGGTGGTCTCCGAGTCGGGGGAACGGGTCTTCACCGAGCCGTTCTTCGCGGCCATCGTCCGGGGCGTCAGCTCCGGGCTGCTGGAGACACCGATGCAGCTCTGGCTGGCCATGGTGCAGTCGCCGATCGAGCGGGAGCGGGTCGAACACCACCTGACCAACCAGCACGTCGACGGCGTGCTGCTGCTCTCCCTGCACGACGCCGACCCGCTGCCCACCCTGCTGGAGGAGCGTGGCCTGCCGACCGTGCTCGGCGGCCGGCCGGCCCGGATGCTGCTCCCGGACGCCCAGCCCGCCTGGTTCGTCGACGTCGACAACGTCGGCGGCGCCCGGCAGGCGGTGGAGTATCTGTTCGCGCGGGGCCGGCGGCGGATCGCCACCATCGCCGGTACGCAGGACATGGGCGCCGGCCTGGCCCGGTTGACCGGCTACAAGGAGGCGGTCCGGGCGGCCGGCGACGACGTCAAACCGGAACTGATCGCGTACGGGGACTTCAGCGAGGGTGCCGGTGCCGCCTGCATGCGGCGGCTGCTGGAGATCTGCCCCGACCTCGACGCCGTCTTCGTCGCCTCCGACCTGATGGCCTTCGGCGCCCTGCGTACGCTGCGGGAGGCCGGCCGCCGGGTGCCCGAGGACGTGGCCGTGATCGGCTTCGACGACGCCCCCATCGCCCGGCAGTCCGAGCCGCCGCTGACCACCGTCTTCCAGCCGGTCGAGGAGATGGGCCGCCAGATGGCCCGCCTCCTGGTCTCCCGCATCCGCGGCGACGAGGTCCCCAGCCCACAGGTCGTCCTCGAAACCGAGCTCATCCACCGCGCCTCCGCCTGACCCCCGCCCCGGCTGCCCGCCCGCCGCCGGGGCGGGGCGGGTCAGGACCAGCGGCGGAGTTCGGCTCTGGCCAGGGACGCGCGGTGGACCTCGTCGGGGCCGTCGGCCAGGCGGAGGGTGCGGGCCTGGGCCCACAGGGCGGCCAGCGGGGTGTCCTGGCTGACGCCGGCCCCGCCGTACCCCTGGATGGCCTTGTCGATCACCCACTCCGCCATCGCCGGCGTGGCGATCTTGATCGCCTGGATCTCGGTGTGCGCGCCCCTGTTGCCGACGGTGTCCATCAGCCAGGCGGTCTTGAGCACCAGCAGCCGGGACTGCTCGATGCGCACCCGCGACTCGGCGATCCACTCCCGCACCACGCCCTGCTCGGCGAGCGGCCGGCCGAACGCGACCCGGTCCAGGGCCCGCCGGCAGAGCAGCTCCAGGGCGCGCTCGGCCATCCCGATCAGCCGCATGCAGTGGTGGATCCGGCCCGGGCCGAGCCGGGCCTGGGCGATCGCGAAGCCACCGCCCTCGACCCCGACCAGGTTCTCCGCCGGCACCCGGACGCCGGTGAAGTCGATCTCGGCGTGCCCGCCGTGCGGGGCGTCGGAGTAGCCGAAGACGGTCATGCCCCGGCGTACCGTGACGCCCGGCGTGTCCCGGGGAACCAGGATCATGCTCTGCTGCCGGTGCCGCTCGGCACCCGGATCGGTCTTGCCCATCACGATGAAGATCTCGCAGCGCGGGTCCATCGCCCCGGACGACCACCACTTGCGGCCGTCGACCACGTACGAGTCGCCGTCGCGGATGATCCGGGTCGCGATGTTGGTGGCGTCGGAGGAGGCCACCTCCGGCTCGGTCATGCAGAACGCGGAGCGGATCTCGCCCGCCAGCAGGGGCATGAGCCAGCGTTCCCGCTGCGCCGCGGAGCCGAACTCGGCGAGCAGCTCCATGTTGCCGGTGTCCGGGGCGGCACAGTTCAGCGCCTCCGGCGCCAGGTGCGGGCTGCGCCCGGTCAGCTCGGCGAGCGGGGCGTACTGGAGGTTGGTCAGCCCGGCGCCGTAGCGGGGGTCGGGGAGGAACAGGTTCCACAGGCCACGCGAACGGGCCTCGGCCTTCAGCTCGTCCAGCACCGGCGGCCGGGCCCACGGGTCGCCGGCGCCGGCCACCTGCGCGGCGTGCACCGGCTCGGCCGGGTAGACGCACTCGGCGAGGAAGGCGGCCAGCCGCTCGCGCAGCTCGACCGTCCGGGCGTCGTACGCGAAGTCCATCAGTTCTCCCTGACCGCGTGCAGACCGTGCTCGACCAGCGGTGCCACCAGCTCGCCGATCCGGTCGAAGCCCCCGCCGAGCGTCTGCCCGAGGGTGTGCCGGTAGTGGATGCCCTCGCAGATCACCGCGAGCTTGAAGCAGCCGAGCGCCACGTGCCAGTGCAGCGGGCCGACGTCGACGTCGCTGCGGCCCGCGTACCGGTCGATCAGCTCGGCGCCGGTGGGGAAGCCGGCCCTCGGGCCGAGGCCGTCGGCGACCGGGTTGCCCTCGGCCGCGTCGCTGTCACCCAGCACGTCCCAGTACGTCAGCAGCAGCCCGAGGTCGGCGAGGGGGTCGCCGAGGGTGGCCATCTCCCAGTCGAGCACCGCCCGGACGGCGACCGGGTCGACCGAGGCGAGGAGATTGTCCAGCCGGTAGTCGCCGTGCACGATGCGGCCGGCGTTCGCGCCCTCCGGCACGCTGCCGGCGAGCGCGTCGCGCAGCTCGTCGATGCCGGGCAGCGGGCGGCTGCGGGACCGGTCGAGCTGGCCGGCCCAGCGGCGGACCTGCCGGGCCAGGTAGCCGTCGGGGCGGCCGAAGTCGGCCAGCCCGACCGCGGCCGGCTCGACCAGGTGCAGCGCGGCGAGGCTGTCCATCATCGCCAGCGCCAGGTCGCGCCGCTGCCCGTCGGTGAGCGGGTCGGTCTGCGACCGGCTCCGGTAGACCACGCCGTCGACCCGCTCCATCAGGTAGAACGGTGCGCCGATCACCTCGTCGTCGGGGCAGAGCAGCAGCGCGCCGGGCACCGGCACCTCGGTGGGCGCCAGCGCGGAGATCACCCGGTGCTCGCGGGCCATGTCGTGCGCGGTGGCCAGCACGTGCCCGAGCGGCGGCCGGCGCAGCACCACCTCGCGGTCGCCGCCGCGCAGCAGGTACGTCAGGTTGGACTTGCCCCCGGCGATCAGCCGCGCGGAGAGCGGCCCGGTGGCCAACTCGGGCAGGTGCGCGGCCAGGTACGCGGCGAGCCGGTCGAGGTCGAGCCCGCGGGGAGCCGGACCGGTCGGATTCCGTGCTGGATCGACGGCCGGATCGGTCATCCGGTTAGTTGATGGCAGCTCAACCTTCTTGTCAAGGTTGGATTTTCCCGATGGGACATGCCCCTGCAACAGGGGCGAAATGGTCAACCGGCAGGCTGGTGCCCAGCCTGCCGGACGCCCGGCCGGCCCGCCGAGCGAAGGGATCGGAGATGTTGCTGAGAGTTCGGGTGACCCTGCCGGACCGGCCCGGCACGCTCGGCCAGGTGGCCCGGACACTCGGCGTGGCCGGCGCCGACATCGTCCAGGTGGTGGTGCTGGAGCGGCTCGGCGGCCGGGCGGTGGACGACTTCACCGTGGTGTGGCCGGGCGCCGCGCGGGTGGAACGGCTGCTGGCCGGCCTGGCCGCCATCCCCGGCGTACGGGTGGACGGGGTGTGGCGGGCGATCGGCACGCCCACCACGGCGGGGCAGGACGCCGAACTGCTCGCCCAGATCGCCGCGAACCCGGCCGACGGGGTGGCCACCCTGGTCGACGCGGTGCCCGGGCTGCTCGCCGCGGACTGGGCGGTGGCCGCGGTCGTACCCCTGGACTGGGCCTCCCGGCACGGCGCGGGCGTGGCCACCGTCGGGCACGCGAGCTGGCGGGCCCCGGTCCCGCCCCGGCTGCCGGAGGTGACCCCGCTGCGGGCCCGGGCGATGCTCGGCCCGGACGGGCACCACTACGCGGTCGCGCCGTTCGGTCGCGCCGGCCTGGTGCTGGTGGTGGCGCGGGACCACACCGTGCCCCTCACCGCCGCCGCGTTCCACTCCATCGAGGTGGACCGGCTCGCGCAGCTCGTCCGGGCGAGCGCGGTGATCCTCGGCGACCGGCTGGACCTGGTCGGCGCCCCGCCCGTGACCACCATCACCTGAC encodes:
- a CDS encoding LacI family DNA-binding transcriptional regulator, yielding MTTQRTRSLGRPTLDAVAARAGVGRGTVSRVVNGSPQVSPEARAAVQAAIAELGYVPNRAARALVTQRTDSVALVVSESGERVFTEPFFAAIVRGVSSGLLETPMQLWLAMVQSPIERERVEHHLTNQHVDGVLLLSLHDADPLPTLLEERGLPTVLGGRPARMLLPDAQPAWFVDVDNVGGARQAVEYLFARGRRRIATIAGTQDMGAGLARLTGYKEAVRAAGDDVKPELIAYGDFSEGAGAACMRRLLEICPDLDAVFVASDLMAFGALRTLREAGRRVPEDVAVIGFDDAPIARQSEPPLTTVFQPVEEMGRQMARLLVSRIRGDEVPSPQVVLETELIHRASA
- a CDS encoding acyl-CoA dehydrogenase family protein, with the protein product MDFAYDARTVELRERLAAFLAECVYPAEPVHAAQVAGAGDPWARPPVLDELKAEARSRGLWNLFLPDPRYGAGLTNLQYAPLAELTGRSPHLAPEALNCAAPDTGNMELLAEFGSAAQRERWLMPLLAGEIRSAFCMTEPEVASSDATNIATRIIRDGDSYVVDGRKWWSSGAMDPRCEIFIVMGKTDPGAERHRQQSMILVPRDTPGVTVRRGMTVFGYSDAPHGGHAEIDFTGVRVPAENLVGVEGGGFAIAQARLGPGRIHHCMRLIGMAERALELLCRRALDRVAFGRPLAEQGVVREWIAESRVRIEQSRLLVLKTAWLMDTVGNRGAHTEIQAIKIATPAMAEWVIDKAIQGYGGAGVSQDTPLAALWAQARTLRLADGPDEVHRASLARAELRRWS
- a CDS encoding phosphotransferase family protein, whose protein sequence is MTDPAVDPARNPTGPAPRGLDLDRLAAYLAAHLPELATGPLSARLIAGGKSNLTYLLRGGDREVVLRRPPLGHVLATAHDMAREHRVISALAPTEVPVPGALLLCPDDEVIGAPFYLMERVDGVVYRSRSQTDPLTDGQRRDLALAMMDSLAALHLVEPAAVGLADFGRPDGYLARQVRRWAGQLDRSRSRPLPGIDELRDALAGSVPEGANAGRIVHGDYRLDNLLASVDPVAVRAVLDWEMATLGDPLADLGLLLTYWDVLGDSDAAEGNPVADGLGPRAGFPTGAELIDRYAGRSDVDVGPLHWHVALGCFKLAVICEGIHYRHTLGQTLGGGFDRIGELVAPLVEHGLHAVREN
- a CDS encoding ACT domain-containing protein, whose protein sequence is MLLRVRVTLPDRPGTLGQVARTLGVAGADIVQVVVLERLGGRAVDDFTVVWPGAARVERLLAGLAAIPGVRVDGVWRAIGTPTTAGQDAELLAQIAANPADGVATLVDAVPGLLAADWAVAAVVPLDWASRHGAGVATVGHASWRAPVPPRLPEVTPLRARAMLGPDGHHYAVAPFGRAGLVLVVARDHTVPLTAAAFHSIEVDRLAQLVRASAVILGDRLDLVGAPPVTTIT